tggtgtgtagaggtggagagtgggtggtgtgtagaggtgaagaGTAGAtgatgtgtagaggtggagagtgggtggtgtgtagaggtggagagtgggtggtgtagaggtggagagtgggtggtgtagaggtggtgagtgggtggtgtgtagaggtggagagtgggtggtgtgtagaggtggagagtgggtggtgtgtagagggggagagtgggtggtgtgtagaggtggagagtgggtggatgtgtagagggtgagagtgggtggtgtagaggtggagagtgggtggtgtgtagaggtggagagtgggtggtgtagaggtggagagtgggtggtgtagaggtggtgagtgggtggtgtgtagaggtggagagtgggtggtgtgtagaggtggagagtgggtggtgtgtagaggtggagagtgggtggtgtagaggtggagagtgggtggtgtgtagaggtggagagtgggtggtgtgtagagggggagagtgggtggtgtgtagaggtggagagtgggtggtgtgtagagggggagagtgggtggtgtagaggtggagagtgggtggtgtgtagaggtggagagtgggtggtgtgtagaggtggagagtgggtggtgtgtagaggtggagagtgggtggtgtagaggtggagagtgggtggtgtagatctcctcatggactgactgtctctcctcagaccagcagtcaactggtcgtccccctcactgtttatactaatacagcctttaatactggaatagttcatttaccaaacacacaatgttaatgtttctctctctatagagttctaattgtgaggagaacagaattactctaattaatcaaagaacaccaaaactcacagtactggagaatcttctgcattctctcccagactctgaacttcaggttggaaagatgttttgctacattgatcagagctcctgacaccttctcgtgttgttttggggtgtgatgaactctggaagtgtataaagctgtattatcataatattttatcatatatcatattcaaattatttaacatttaaattaacaCGTGAAAAAAATTTCACATGAAATGTACAAAGTTGTATTATTATCTTTCATTATACATATCAGTGTATCTAACCACGTTTTGCACATAATCAGTATCAATGTATtcatattttcttaaataccaTCTTCATATATCATGTTTCTGAAATAACAGAGACCACATACTGAAGATTTTAATGTATGAGAACaatttcacaaacacaatgtataacataatatatcaaacagaaataataatcaTTTACTGTTTCAGAGTGGACGACACGTTCTGAGAAGAAAACAGAGGAACAAACACAGAAATTGAAATCaaattttagtcattttgtttatatgagggtcaaacatgcatcttccttatatgataacatcaatgtgtctaaagacccttgcacgcacacacacgcacacgcacacacacgcatgcacacacacaaactaaaacaaatgtcaaaacatttcacttatgcatttgtgtgtgtgtgtgtgtgtgtgtgtgtgagagagatagagagagagacagactgagtgattcttactagtaagaacgggatgttctcagcttccatctccttctctgtgtttctgatttgatctgaaagagatgctatttctccactcatctcttcaatcttcctcctcatcatgtgactcttctgctcctcttcctccttcagtgcagctattcttgctgcttcttcatctcttagaaactggtggatcttctcaaactcctcctttatctgcctctctgtgtgctgggcctgatactggaatgggagatgatgaggaaatataaactgtctaaatatgtgtgtttcattatggtgtacgtgGACAGTGATCAAAGCAGCATTCATAACTtagagtgacctttcaccttaatgtgtgctgctgttttctcacagacttgtttatgttcctctaagaccttcagatgctgctgtagaggctccagtgaggtcttgagtttgttctgtaaaatacgggtttagtagaggacagtgtgagtCTTACAGGACTCATCACTGTATCTGTATAGATGTGCTGGAGATTACAGAGATTATAATGACTGAACACAATGGCATGATTACTATGATGCCTTGGATATGTTTGATATTTTGTAGCAGGTTGTATATCAATATTGTATTTATATTAAGTTTCACTGGGAATGACGCTCTGATTTACATGTCGGAAATCTCATCAGCTGACAAATTTAACCTAGACTGTCGAACATATATTTCAAGATAATCTTAAATATTGGAaaaacattacagttaaaacattagtgtacatttcataccttaaagtcaGACACAGCTTCATCTAATGGACAGCATTCATggtttttgtgtttctttgaaatctgacacaccaaacacacaggctgccggtcctccagacagaagactttgagtttctcattgtgcagactgcagagaacctcagaccctgctgaagaTCTCTGACTCCTGCTCGCTAGAAAAGCCTCACACAAGTTCTTTAGGACAAGATTACAGGGAGGTTCGCCTCTTGAAGATCTTTtcctacaaactggacattcttgagatcccttggtttcccagaactgctgcagacaggttttacacacactgtggctacatgacagtacaacaggatccctgaagatgtcacagcacacaggacatgaaaactcttcttctgacagagtgtttgtagcagccatttcctccaacagctgctgtgctgtttctctgtaatgtctccttctgtacaaacttcactttcacttttagatcttctgtaataatcacagtagcacaggagagaatcagtcactgtagtcctttatccagctgagggAGTTTAGACTCCTTTCAGAAATAAGGCTGAAAGAAGTAAATACCAGAGTTAAGATGTTctcattatatttataactcacCTTAACACAGAATTAATAAAGACTAGTGTGTCACTCAGGTTTACTTCCTCAAAGCTCAAAGGTgtgtacagggaggaggagctTTTGTAAAGAAATAAAGGAGTTGAAAAAGTGTGATTTCTCCACCAGATGGAGCCAGTTTACTATCAAGTACCTGAATCAGGGAAACATGCACTAATTCAACTTCTGGttttaatatttattcattaaacaggagtgcagcaaaacatttgaagtaaatatttacataattatgagatcatgatttaaatttttttgaacacataaaaaaaaaattataggtTAAGCAATGATaagttctttaaaaaaaagtagTTAATTGTCACGGTAGGTCAgcctggacgccaccagagggcgcatacacacactcccctctcccctcacacacacacccacaaccagaCGGAGCGCACCCTCTCAGTCTCGGTCACTCCTACCTTCCCAATCACCGgagtactgacacctgtcacataatcaggtggtggtgtatttattcccacaggtcgcactgtccagtgctgcgcattcagcCTGCTACCTCGCCTCGCACCGTGGGAGagacctggggcctcatgtacgaacggtgcgtacgcacaaaaacattgtgtacgctatgtttcacgcaaacggtcagatgtacgaaatgtgatttgaacgtgagaaagtgcgtaaacctacgacaccttcacctctagcgtacgcatgtttctaatgtgttttcgtcaattagcgacacttagaggtgatgcattgaaattacaactattaagatatccttcacgcacactttgtagtaagcccttactgggtaaaataaagtaaattaatcagaaaattaaacagtaaattaatcagacaatttcactgccttactgaaataatcattcaacgtgtttccacttagcctagattatataaacatgcattaaatgttgcgctggagttcttgggtATGGCAGCATTGGTATTACTGGAAGATATCGCTAAAGGCCGAATTCGCCGAGAGcgcgttttccgtgaccattatgattctttagcccatgatgatgactggcttataagccgtttcagatttccaagaactgtcctcttgtgttgagttgggtccagttttggagagagaaacgcgaggagttGAGCATTGCCAGcgacaacgctcggcttcctggtgcctggctcgtttcaaagagaactgacAGACCGGTCGGGGAtgtcccagtcatctttgagccgggccatgccagctgttttggatgggatcatctgcatgtcagctagttatataaagttcccattaAGGAGCGGTTGACCAGGCAGACATTAAAGTGCAATTTGCAGCGATAATGCAACCCTAATATATTTggagcgatcgactgcacatACATTTCTATGAAGGCACCATTTAATGAGGAATTTGCTTATCTAAAtaaaaagcactttaattccataaacgtgcaaataatctgtgatgtaaaaacatactaatgtagtggcacgttggcctgggtcaacccaatgattagtacatccttacaaactgcatggttgggataagattacaagctatCAGAGTGTGTGACGGGTGGCTActtggtaagcaacaaaatgtaagcatttaaataaaagcatttgacatttccagcttagaataattcattttaaacatgggtaattgttaaattacttaggaaacagcgGCTACGCActcaagacgtggctgatgaccctttgtaatccacagactgaccgggagcggagatacaattctctccattctcacacccggtcagtcgtggagagggcgattgggcagctgaaaagccggtggcgctggcatgtggggtcctgcacacaggtatgttgcgcacaggtatgccgtgccattgttagaggtggtggagcaaccAGTGGACCCAGAGTcaggacaaattaatgcgcagCCAAATTTTAACCAAGTCttttattgagtcgctgatgctagtgagcgcatcactgatatttttaggtgcattatattattctgccagtgtgcattattctgaccccacaacatttaaagcttcacacacgctatcccactcagaccttttgcgctttgccgtaatgccacaacgtgccaaacaaacattttttccgcacctctacctcattcaggaacatctctactttcacattcggtgaagttcctcttttttccccgtttagacatggtttgtgatagaccagagagcaaacttctccggtgcagggcaaatttaaataaattttcatatttataggggggcgtgtcaccgtgtgcgctcaattccacgttgattgggatgtacaaaagaaatgtgcgtggATTCCGGCGTACGCACAGTTTGATACATCCGGATTTTTTTATGCGTACaccattttctggatttgtacgtacGCCAATAAGAAATCCAcacaagtctttgtacatgaggcccctgctCTGTGAACAAGCTAGTTAAAAGCTCCGCTATTATTCTCGTTCCATTACTATTTTCTTCGTTTACATTTCTGTTCGTGTCAGTTCTGCCGTGTGGCCTGAGTTTTTCTGTTAAAGCATTATGGATAATAAAACCAGTCATTTTACCAGATTAAAATTTTCATTGtactcataaataaataaaaaattgagCAGTGATGAGTTCTTTCAAAAAGTAGTTCATTTATTGAAGTTCATGTATTAGTAATTGAGAGGTTATTTATTGATTATATATGTTTGATACCCTCTTTTTGTTTGATTATATGGACCACTTCTCGTGCATCCTATCTAGGAGAGATGAGAAAAAAACACCCCAGAGGAACAAGACGTGGTGTTATGATATAGAGCCTGAGACTTAGTGTCATTTACCAAAGTATATGCAGGGTATATCAACTGTGGAGAACTGTAAGAAGGCTGTGTGAAGGTAATATTGAGTAATAGAGTAATGTTACGGTGACAGCCCCGGACCATTCCCTGTGGACgtgtcgctacgttgtctgcgtgtcgttatgtccatgtatgtagttccgtgggtgtgggttgtttgtgagtgtgttcgtagtttcacctgtgccttgtctcgagatcacgagggtatgtgttgactgtctatttaatgtgagttcgcgcagtgtcctgtgctcatatTTGAGTGTTACCCGTGCGTGTTTATGTTGTATGTGCGCTGTGTGCGCTGAAGCCATCACTCAAATAGAGTGACGCTTGAGTGTGCGAGCTGGAGTCTGAGCCTCGTCATTCTGCCCGCACCCCCGCGTTACAAGTAATAACAGACTGTTTTACTTGTTTGCAATCAGGGCCGGACTGGgtcctttttcagcccgggagtttcatgcccaaatccggcccaaaattatttttatctcccaatcagcccaaactagagattgacatgtgccggcccatcgggaatcctcccgaatctcccgattagccactccggctctgaatGGTAAATGTGACTAGCGATTAGCTTGTGTTGCTACATGCAGATAGTAGCTTAATGTTACACGATGCGCGTCCGCCCGGGGtggaatgtacacacacacgaagaTGGCGTGTGAGAGCTCCCGCGGCATGTAATATGGTCGGAGGCTCACCGCTAACAGTTCGATGTCCCGACAGCAGATAACCTCCTTCACGCTTACATGGCCAGGGTTGCACCACCTGGTGTTGATGAAGAGAGCGAGCCCCCCACCTTTGCGCTTCCCGCTGAGCTTCGGGTCCTTGTCCTGTGAAACAGCACACTGCACTCCCTGTAGACCTTCTGGTTCTTCAC
This genomic stretch from Brachyhypopomus gauderio isolate BG-103 unplaced genomic scaffold, BGAUD_0.2 sc117, whole genome shotgun sequence harbors:
- the LOC143497946 gene encoding E3 ubiquitin-protein ligase TRIM35-like; this translates as MAATNTLSEEEFSCPVCCDIFRDPVVLSCSHSVCKTCLQQFWETKGSQECPVCRKRSSRGEPPCNLVLKNLCEAFLASRSQRSSAGSEVLCSLHNEKLKVFCLEDRQPVCLVCQISKKHKNHECCPLDEAVSDFKNKLKTSLEPLQQHLKVLEEHKQVCEKTAAHIKYQAQHTERQIKEEFEKIHQFLRDEEAARIAALKEEEEQKSHMMRRKIEEMSGEIASLSDQIRNTEKEMEAENIPFLLNVSSTLKQVHHTPKQHEKVSGALINVAKHLSNLKFRVWERMQKILQYYPVTLDPITANPCLHLSDDLTTVELRPQKSLLPDNPERFDKYACVLGSEGFNSGTHCWDVDVGECDAWILGVIRESVCRKGERFWDSVWRLGYSKMAGKYWTHCPGQTDHFLTPTDKVQRVRVQLDWDRGKVTFTDLLTSSHLCTITHTFTDTVFPLFYNNSSSPVRILPAKISVTVEQQN